The Bombus terrestris chromosome 16, iyBomTerr1.2, whole genome shotgun sequence genome includes a region encoding these proteins:
- the LOC100651104 gene encoding protein-lysine N-methyltransferase EEF2KMT, with amino-acid sequence MDNKMNCNSFNADNLIKHFLYCTPINTIDILISEENINYLVNSKKQQEILERTVNSDLIKKYPIKQSYQRAFLKWLMKKIEDEGGEIYDGIYTTYCNLISSTIEESIHYRHFLMEDNCISIKESTNIISDGTTGLYSWQGAIELSKWCLRNKQKFFGKVILELGCGVGLTGLSIIKTCFPKQYIFTDCHKIVLEMVSENIKLNLLCNGKKIEPELKHDRLKLQLSYNHTDVKIKELRWEDINKYVNEQWIIPDIVIGADILYDVNSFPELISGLKEFLSFPNRCAIIAATIRNENTVLQFLYQLAHYDLSFEEYNIPQQTVHQKLASTPVKILKIFQK; translated from the exons ATGGACAATAAAATGAATTGTAACTCGTTTAACGcggataatttaattaaacatttcctATATTGTACACCAATAAATACAATAGACATTCTT ATTtcagaagaaaatattaattatctagTTAATTCAAAAAAACAACAGGAGATCTTGGAAAGAACAGTAAATAGtgacttaattaaaaaatatccaaTTAAACAATCTTATCAGAGGGCATTTTTAAAATGGCTTATGAAAAag ATTGAAGATGAAGGCGGTGAAATTTACGACGGtatttatacaacatattgtaatttaatatcttCCACTATAGAAGAATCTATTCACTATCGGCATTTTCTAATGGAAGATAATTGCATTAGTATAAAAGAAAGCACGAATATTATATCAGATGGTACAACGGGATTGTATAGTTGGCAG GGAGCCATTGAGTTAAGTAAATGGTGCTTacgaaataaacaaaaattcttTGGAAAAGTTATTTTAGAACTTGGTTGTGGTGTTGGATTAACAGGATTATCCATTATTAAAACATGTTTTCCcaaacaatatatatttacagaTTGTCATAAAATTGTTCTTGAAATGGTTTCTGAAAACATTAAActtaatttattatgtaatgggAAAAAAATAGAACCAGAACTAAAACATGATAGGTTGAAATTGCAATTAAGCTATAATCATACAGATGTTAAAATAAAAGAGCTAAGATgggaagatattaataaatatgtgAATGAACAATGGATCATACCAGATATAGTAATTGGAGCTGATATTTTATATGATGTCAATTCGTTTCCTGAATTAATATCAggattaaaagaatttttatcttttcctaATAGATGTGCGATTATTGCAGCAACAATTCGCAATGAAAACACTGTTTTACAGTTTCTATATCAATTAG caCATTATGATCTTTCTTTTGAAGAATATAATATACCACAGCAAACGGTACACCAAAAGTTAGCAAGTACTcctgttaaaatattaaagatttttcagaaataa